One stretch of Heliomicrobium undosum DNA includes these proteins:
- the bchH gene encoding magnesium chelatase subunit H, which translates to MSKKVMRFVQVYLERQISSAFSRAIEASNRTQPIEISVTSFCVHELKEKTKIEEFRQAVLNADLLFVGHVFVDDIARTIADVIRKEGQQVPTVVVVNAMPELMKLTRMGGFKMGSEQSNEYMNIIKRFKKNTDTEEAQGKKSGPPMNTDVMMTLVRTVPKLLKYIPGKMQDLRSYMLCYLYWLNGSPKNLGNMVLMLAKQYFAPEADISFDAPVEYAEEGIYHPDSDRWFTSRAEYEEWYRRHAPSELRVGLIVLRTSLLADNHDHYDAVIRALEAKGLGVVPGIAKGLDYRHVVEHMFMGKGDVRKVDGVISLTSFSLVGGPASNDAESAVKVLSALSVPYLSAIPLEFQTIDEWKSDLSGLNPVQVALNVAIPELDGLVAPTVYSGYAVHGASKAIPIPERIELLTERMRRMIRLRTTAKADKKLGIVIFSFPPDKGNVGTAAYLDVFKSLYNLLRRLDEEGYTVELPESPEALIKMIVDDETSMLPSANLHVGGRVTVEEYEKINPYWKQIAETWGPAPGELNTDGQDLLVFGRRLGNVFIGVQPSFGYESDPIKLLFTRNACPHHGFATFYRWLDKVYQADALLHFGTHGALEFMPGHQVGMTEYCWPDRLLGPVPNFYLYSVNNPSEATIAKRRSAATLVSYLTPPAENAGLYKDLRDLKDLISMWGENRHNARGESILETIIEKVLALHLDKDVPLTKEPGQEFIGKLYVYLTDLENRLIPTGLHILGEAPHAQTLGDYLSAISYFDRPEKGIRSLAGLASEAMGIPFSDLERRAELGEQAAIEKLEVVRQAVQHGVQKMIAEFLQKDERGRFSFLRGKAETLAAKAMQEFLLDRTQTGLEVDIPVAARTFVYLQDVLKDIVLAEEVNGLIKALDGEYIKPGPGGDPVRNPKTLPTGHNIHALDPQAIPTSVAVRAGQRVAEMMLQKLYDANGVYPESIAVVLWGTDNIKTYGEGIAQAMALMGIKPVPDDLGRMTRLRLIPLEELGRPRIDVVVTVSGIFRDLFQNQMELLDEAVKTAAAADEPLEMNYIRKHALAQAKEMNIPIEQAATRVFSNAPGSYGGNVNQMVENSAWEEAGELADTFIKRKGFAYGKQVRGEVADEIYRSALSNVDTSFQNVDSSEVGIVDIDHYYEYLGGVSAAVKSIRGEKPNVLVADTTTPKVQIRYLEEMVRFETRTKTLNPKWYEGMLKHGYEGVREIQSRVDNTFGWSATTDAVDNWVYDEITDVYITDETMRNRLKELNAHALRGIVRRLLEANRRGFWEADDEKLDKLMEIYQDIEDEIEGVSVPA; encoded by the coding sequence ATGTCGAAAAAGGTCATGCGGTTTGTCCAAGTCTATCTGGAGCGACAGATCAGCAGCGCCTTCAGCCGGGCCATCGAGGCGAGCAATCGCACCCAACCCATCGAGATCAGCGTCACCTCCTTCTGCGTGCACGAGTTGAAAGAGAAGACCAAGATCGAAGAGTTCCGCCAGGCCGTGCTCAACGCCGACCTGCTCTTCGTCGGCCACGTCTTTGTCGACGACATCGCTCGCACCATCGCCGACGTGATCCGCAAGGAAGGCCAGCAAGTCCCGACGGTTGTAGTCGTCAACGCCATGCCGGAACTGATGAAGCTGACCCGCATGGGCGGCTTCAAAATGGGCAGCGAACAGTCGAACGAATACATGAACATCATCAAGCGGTTCAAGAAGAACACGGACACAGAAGAGGCGCAAGGCAAAAAGTCCGGTCCGCCTATGAACACAGACGTAATGATGACCCTCGTTCGCACCGTGCCCAAGCTGTTAAAATACATACCGGGCAAAATGCAGGACCTGCGTTCCTACATGCTCTGCTACCTCTATTGGCTCAATGGCTCGCCGAAGAACCTGGGCAACATGGTGCTCATGCTGGCCAAGCAGTACTTTGCGCCGGAAGCGGACATCTCTTTTGACGCGCCTGTCGAGTACGCGGAAGAGGGGATCTACCATCCTGATTCGGACCGCTGGTTTACCAGCCGCGCCGAGTATGAGGAGTGGTACCGCCGCCACGCGCCGTCGGAACTGCGTGTCGGCTTGATCGTCCTGCGCACGAGCCTGCTCGCTGACAACCATGACCACTATGACGCCGTCATCCGCGCCCTTGAAGCGAAAGGCCTCGGCGTCGTCCCCGGCATTGCCAAAGGCCTCGACTACCGTCATGTAGTCGAGCACATGTTCATGGGCAAAGGCGACGTGCGCAAGGTCGACGGGGTGATTTCCCTCACCTCCTTCAGCCTCGTCGGCGGTCCCGCCTCCAACGACGCCGAAAGCGCTGTCAAGGTCCTCTCCGCCCTCAGCGTGCCCTACCTGTCGGCCATCCCCCTCGAATTCCAGACCATCGACGAGTGGAAGTCCGACCTGTCGGGCCTCAACCCGGTCCAGGTGGCCTTGAACGTGGCCATCCCCGAACTGGACGGCCTCGTGGCCCCCACCGTCTACAGCGGCTATGCCGTCCACGGCGCCTCCAAGGCCATCCCCATTCCGGAACGGATCGAATTGCTGACCGAGCGGATGCGGCGCATGATCCGGCTCCGCACCACAGCGAAGGCCGATAAAAAGCTGGGCATCGTCATCTTCAGCTTTCCGCCGGACAAGGGGAACGTGGGGACGGCGGCCTATCTCGATGTCTTCAAGTCCCTCTACAACCTGCTCCGCCGCCTCGATGAAGAAGGGTACACGGTGGAGCTTCCCGAGAGCCCGGAAGCGCTGATCAAGATGATCGTCGACGACGAGACGTCCATGCTGCCCTCGGCCAACCTGCATGTGGGCGGCCGCGTCACCGTCGAAGAATACGAGAAGATCAACCCCTACTGGAAACAGATCGCCGAGACCTGGGGACCGGCGCCGGGTGAACTGAATACGGACGGCCAAGACCTGCTCGTCTTCGGTCGCCGCCTCGGCAACGTCTTCATCGGCGTGCAACCCTCCTTCGGCTATGAGAGCGACCCCATCAAACTGCTCTTCACCCGCAACGCCTGTCCCCACCACGGCTTCGCCACCTTCTACCGCTGGCTCGACAAGGTCTACCAGGCCGACGCGCTGCTCCACTTCGGCACCCACGGCGCCCTGGAGTTCATGCCCGGCCACCAGGTGGGGATGACCGAGTACTGCTGGCCTGACCGCCTGCTGGGTCCGGTGCCCAACTTCTATCTCTACAGCGTCAACAACCCCTCTGAGGCGACCATCGCCAAGCGGCGGAGCGCCGCCACCCTCGTCTCCTACCTGACGCCGCCGGCTGAGAATGCCGGCCTCTACAAGGACCTGCGGGACCTGAAAGACCTGATCAGCATGTGGGGTGAAAACCGCCACAACGCCCGCGGCGAGTCCATCCTGGAGACGATCATCGAAAAAGTCCTGGCCCTGCACCTCGACAAGGATGTGCCGCTGACGAAGGAACCGGGCCAGGAGTTCATCGGCAAGCTCTACGTCTACCTGACCGACCTGGAAAACCGCCTCATCCCGACGGGCTTACATATCCTCGGCGAAGCGCCCCATGCCCAGACGCTGGGCGACTACCTGTCGGCCATCAGCTACTTCGACCGTCCGGAAAAGGGGATCCGCTCCCTGGCCGGTCTCGCCTCTGAGGCCATGGGCATCCCCTTCAGCGATCTGGAACGGCGCGCCGAACTCGGCGAACAGGCAGCGATTGAGAAGCTGGAAGTGGTGCGCCAAGCGGTGCAACATGGCGTCCAGAAGATGATCGCCGAGTTCCTCCAGAAAGATGAGCGCGGTCGCTTCAGCTTCCTGCGCGGCAAGGCGGAGACGCTCGCCGCCAAAGCGATGCAGGAATTCCTCCTCGACCGGACGCAGACCGGGTTGGAGGTCGACATCCCTGTGGCGGCCCGCACCTTCGTCTACCTGCAGGATGTGCTCAAGGACATCGTCCTGGCCGAAGAGGTCAACGGCCTGATCAAGGCCCTCGACGGCGAGTACATCAAGCCGGGACCGGGCGGAGACCCTGTGCGCAACCCGAAGACGCTGCCGACGGGGCACAACATCCATGCCCTCGATCCCCAGGCGATCCCCACCTCCGTCGCCGTCCGCGCCGGCCAGCGGGTCGCCGAGATGATGCTGCAAAAACTGTACGACGCCAATGGTGTCTACCCCGAGTCGATCGCCGTCGTCCTCTGGGGCACCGACAACATCAAGACCTACGGCGAAGGCATCGCCCAAGCCATGGCCTTGATGGGCATCAAACCGGTGCCGGACGATCTGGGCCGCATGACCCGCCTGCGCCTCATCCCCCTCGAAGAACTGGGCCGGCCCCGCATCGACGTGGTCGTCACCGTCTCGGGCATCTTCCGCGACCTCTTCCAGAACCAGATGGAACTCCTCGACGAGGCCGTCAAGACGGCTGCAGCCGCCGACGAGCCCCTTGAGATGAACTATATCCGCAAACACGCCCTAGCCCAGGCCAAGGAAATGAACATCCCCATCGAACAGGCCGCGACGCGCGTCTTCTCCAACGCGCCGGGCAGCTACGGCGGTAACGTCAACCAGATGGTCGAGAACAGCGCCTGGGAGGAAGCCGGCGAACTGGCCGACACCTTCATCAAGCGCAAGGGCTTTGCCTACGGCAAACAGGTGCGCGGCGAGGTGGCCGACGAGATTTACCGCTCCGCCCTCTCTAATGTGGACACGAGCTTCCAGAACGTGGACTCCTCCGAGGTGGGCATCGTCGACATCGACCACTACTACGAGTACCTGGGCGGTGTCTCAGCGGCCGTCAAGAGCATCCGCGGCGAGAAGCCCAATGTGCTCGTCGCCGATACAACGACACCGAAGGTGCAGATCCGCTACCTGGAAGAGATGGTTCGCTTCGAGACGCGGACGAAGACCCTCAACCCCAAGTGGTATGAAGGCATGCTCAAGCACGGCTACGAAGGCGTTCGCGAGATTCAGTCCCGCGTCGACAACACCTTCGGCTGGAGCGCCACGACCGACGCCGTCGACAACTGGGTCTATGACGAGATCACTGACGTCTACATCACTGATGAGACGATGCGCAACCGCCTGAAGGAACTGAACGCCCACGCCCTGCGCGGAATCGTCCGCCGGCTCCTCGAGGCCAACCGCCGCGGCTTCTGGGAGGCAGACGATGAGAAGCTTGATAAATTGATGGAGATCTACCAAGACATCGAGGATGAGATCGAAGGGGTCAGCGTTCCGGCTTAA
- the bchL gene encoding ferredoxin:protochlorophyllide reductase (ATP-dependent) iron-sulfur ATP-binding protein: MIIAVYGKGGVGKSTTTSNLAVAIAKTGRRVLQIGCDPKSDSTFTIAGRMIPTVVEVLDKFNYHYESIEPDDLVVKGYAGVCVVETGGPPAGSGCGGYVVGETVKLLEKLDIMSKYDVILFDVLGDVVCGGFAAPLQYADLACIVSSNDFDALFAANRICESIVEKNASGYDVKLAGVIGNRCDQVDLLETFTRRIEAPLMGVVPRNEGVRQSRVKGYTLFELEEMGEPVSEMTSEFRKMAAYLLSKPEGVVPNAVGTREMFELFRGEDLPWKGSNGKTAASTPSVR, from the coding sequence ATGATTATCGCCGTATACGGTAAAGGCGGCGTCGGCAAGTCGACCACCACGTCCAACCTGGCCGTGGCCATCGCTAAGACAGGTCGCCGTGTGTTGCAGATCGGTTGCGACCCTAAGAGCGATTCCACCTTCACCATCGCCGGGAGAATGATCCCGACGGTGGTGGAGGTCCTCGATAAGTTCAACTACCACTACGAATCAATCGAACCCGATGATCTGGTCGTCAAGGGTTACGCCGGCGTCTGTGTCGTTGAGACAGGCGGCCCGCCCGCCGGCAGCGGCTGTGGCGGTTATGTTGTCGGCGAGACGGTCAAGCTCCTCGAAAAGCTTGACATCATGAGCAAATATGACGTGATCCTCTTCGACGTCCTAGGGGATGTCGTCTGCGGCGGCTTTGCAGCGCCCCTGCAATACGCCGATCTGGCCTGTATTGTCTCCTCCAACGATTTTGACGCCCTCTTCGCGGCCAACCGCATCTGCGAGAGCATTGTGGAAAAGAACGCCTCCGGTTACGATGTAAAACTTGCTGGCGTTATCGGCAATCGCTGTGACCAGGTGGACCTGCTCGAAACCTTCACCCGGCGGATCGAAGCCCCCTTGATGGGCGTTGTTCCCCGCAACGAAGGGGTGCGCCAGTCTCGTGTCAAGGGGTATACCCTCTTTGAACTGGAAGAGATGGGGGAGCCCGTCAGCGAGATGACGAGCGAGTTTCGCAAGATGGCGGCCTATCTCCTCAGTAAGCCGGAAGGCGTTGTGCCCAACGCCGTCGGCACACGGGAAATGTTTGAACTCTTTCGAGGGGAGGACCTGCCGTGGAAGGGATCGAACGGGAAAACGGCTGCTTCCACACCTTCTGTCCGATAG
- the bchD gene encoding magnesium chelatase ATPase subunit D has product MKTNSLPLAAITGQEGIKRALLLVAVDPGLKGVAIAGPRGTGKTVLARGLRQLLPYIEQIQGCPCHCRPDKPASWCSRCREQYSDRLNGLSGNEDSIPVLRREAPFMEVPLGATEDRLLGAIDVEQSLAGGARAWQPGLIGEANRGVLYVDQLNLLDDGLVNSLFDAMSGICRLEREGISVQYPSDFVLVGTYDPDEGALRGHLADRIAIHVSSGLINDLEQRIEIMRRQELFVDEPDAFEKLYADEQDDLLRKIDGARERLPAVTISESQVLYLIGQSLKRGVPGHRGDLFAVRLAKAHAALEGRSAVEPIDLALAVEFVIKPRQTVDLPDEEEQQPPPPPPPPPPPPPEPDKDDKDDPPPDAPKDEQTMTLPEEFFFDAEEVPVEDELLSLQNKAQRQARGGAHGKQKSMERGRYARALLPPPGKPSRIAVDATLRAAAPYQQERRRSGKFGNREVIVTDSDLRAKQFVRKSGALIIFVVDASGSMAFNRMSSAKGAVSVLLNEAYVNRDKVGMIIFRGQKAEVIVPPTRSVELAKKRFDQVPVGGGSPLADAIAQALELGVKSIGSDVGQVIITLITDGRGNIPLNPEEGPKNRDQLNEEILAISRKIPEQGFSMLVIDTANKFTSTGFAEKIAGAAFGQYYYLPKMSATTLAETVKSGVHALRK; this is encoded by the coding sequence ATGAAGACAAACAGCCTGCCCTTGGCGGCCATCACCGGACAGGAAGGCATCAAACGGGCGCTGCTCCTCGTTGCCGTCGATCCAGGCTTAAAAGGGGTGGCCATCGCCGGGCCGCGGGGGACCGGTAAGACGGTTCTGGCGCGCGGGCTCCGGCAACTGCTGCCGTACATAGAACAGATCCAGGGTTGTCCCTGCCACTGCCGCCCGGATAAACCGGCCAGTTGGTGTAGCCGCTGCCGGGAGCAATACAGCGACAGGCTAAACGGTCTAAGCGGCAATGAAGATAGCATTCCTGTCCTGCGCCGGGAAGCCCCCTTCATGGAGGTTCCCCTCGGCGCCACGGAAGACCGCCTGCTCGGTGCCATCGATGTGGAGCAGTCCCTCGCCGGCGGCGCGCGGGCCTGGCAGCCGGGTCTCATCGGCGAAGCCAACCGCGGCGTGCTCTATGTGGACCAGTTGAACCTGCTTGACGACGGGCTCGTCAATTCCCTCTTCGACGCCATGTCGGGGATCTGCCGTCTCGAACGGGAAGGCATCTCCGTTCAATACCCCTCCGATTTTGTCCTCGTCGGAACCTATGACCCGGACGAGGGCGCCTTGCGGGGCCACCTGGCCGACCGCATCGCCATCCATGTGAGCAGCGGCCTCATCAACGACCTGGAACAGCGCATCGAGATCATGCGCCGCCAGGAACTGTTCGTCGATGAGCCCGACGCCTTTGAAAAACTGTACGCCGACGAGCAGGACGATCTGCTGCGCAAAATCGATGGCGCTCGCGAACGCCTGCCTGCCGTCACCATCTCGGAGAGCCAGGTGCTCTACCTGATCGGCCAGTCCCTGAAACGGGGCGTTCCCGGTCACCGGGGCGACCTCTTCGCCGTCCGTCTCGCCAAAGCCCATGCGGCTCTGGAGGGCCGTTCGGCCGTAGAGCCCATCGACCTCGCCTTGGCCGTTGAGTTTGTGATCAAGCCGCGCCAGACCGTCGACCTTCCCGATGAGGAAGAGCAACAACCGCCGCCTCCTCCGCCGCCGCCGCCTCCGCCACCGCCGGAGCCGGATAAAGACGACAAAGATGACCCGCCGCCTGACGCGCCCAAAGATGAACAGACGATGACCCTGCCCGAGGAGTTTTTCTTCGACGCTGAGGAAGTCCCCGTCGAAGATGAGTTGCTCTCCTTGCAGAACAAGGCCCAGCGGCAGGCCCGCGGCGGCGCTCACGGCAAGCAAAAGAGCATGGAGCGGGGACGCTACGCCCGCGCGCTCCTGCCCCCGCCGGGCAAGCCCTCGCGGATCGCCGTCGACGCCACCTTGCGGGCGGCAGCGCCTTACCAGCAGGAACGGCGACGTTCTGGCAAGTTCGGCAACCGCGAGGTCATCGTCACCGATTCGGACCTGCGGGCCAAGCAGTTCGTCCGCAAATCTGGCGCCTTGATCATCTTCGTCGTCGACGCCAGCGGCAGCATGGCCTTCAACCGGATGAGCAGCGCCAAAGGCGCCGTTTCGGTGCTGTTGAACGAGGCCTATGTCAACCGCGACAAGGTGGGCATGATCATCTTCCGCGGCCAGAAGGCCGAGGTCATCGTGCCGCCCACCCGCAGCGTCGAACTGGCCAAGAAGCGTTTCGATCAGGTGCCTGTCGGCGGCGGCTCGCCTCTGGCTGACGCCATCGCCCAGGCCCTCGAATTGGGCGTCAAGAGCATCGGCAGCGATGTGGGTCAGGTGATCATCACCCTGATCACTGACGGTCGCGGCAACATCCCTCTCAACCCCGAGGAGGGTCCCAAAAACCGGGATCAGTTGAACGAAGAGATCCTGGCCATCAGCCGCAAGATTCCTGAGCAGGGTTTTTCCATGCTCGTCATCGATACGGCCAACAAGTTCACTTCGACCGGATTTGCCGAAAAGATCGCCGGAGCGGCCTTCGGCCAGTACTACTACCTGCCCAAGATGTCGGCGACAACACTTGCCGAGACGGTCAAGAGCGGCGTGCACGCGCTGCGGAAATAA
- the bchI gene encoding magnesium chelatase ATPase subunit I → MTQAQPSNHSERRQPAQIKVPTYPFTAIIGQEEMKLALILNVIDPRIGGVMIMGDRGTGKSTTVRALAELLPEVPSVADCPFGCHPEKTSEMCPNCRERTAEGEVLPMTYRKTRVVDLPLGATEDRVCGTIDIQKALAEGVKAFEPGLLAQANRGFLYVDEVNLLDDHLVDVLLDSAASGVNVVEREGISIRHPARFVLVGSGNPEEGELRPQLLDRFGLHAQIRTLRDAHKRVAIIRSRSDFDNDPESFIEKFDAPQAELQAKVTRAKEILSDVTVGDDVLLKIAQLCIDLEIDGHRGELVLARTAKALAAFEGRTEVCDDDVARIAVLGLRHRLRKDPLATMDNGRRVQEKVAQIFGVEKAGA, encoded by the coding sequence ATGACACAAGCGCAACCATCGAACCATAGCGAACGGCGGCAGCCGGCGCAGATCAAAGTGCCGACCTATCCCTTTACGGCGATCATCGGCCAGGAAGAGATGAAACTGGCCCTCATTCTGAACGTGATCGACCCGCGCATCGGCGGCGTCATGATCATGGGCGACCGGGGGACGGGCAAGTCGACGACGGTCCGCGCCCTGGCTGAACTGCTGCCGGAAGTGCCTTCGGTGGCCGATTGTCCTTTCGGATGCCACCCGGAAAAGACGAGCGAGATGTGCCCCAACTGCCGTGAACGGACGGCAGAAGGGGAAGTTCTTCCCATGACCTACCGCAAGACCCGCGTCGTCGACCTCCCGTTGGGCGCGACGGAAGACCGCGTCTGCGGCACCATCGATATCCAGAAGGCCTTGGCCGAAGGGGTTAAAGCCTTTGAACCAGGTCTCTTGGCCCAGGCTAACCGCGGCTTCCTCTATGTGGACGAGGTCAACCTCCTCGACGACCACCTCGTCGACGTCCTCCTGGACAGCGCCGCCTCCGGCGTCAACGTGGTGGAACGGGAAGGGATCAGCATCCGCCACCCGGCCCGCTTCGTCCTCGTCGGTTCGGGCAACCCGGAAGAAGGGGAACTGCGTCCCCAGTTGCTCGACCGCTTCGGCCTTCACGCCCAGATCCGAACATTGCGCGACGCCCACAAGCGCGTCGCCATCATCCGCAGCCGCAGCGATTTCGATAACGACCCCGAGTCTTTCATCGAAAAATTCGACGCGCCCCAGGCAGAACTGCAAGCCAAGGTTACCCGAGCCAAGGAGATCCTGAGCGATGTAACCGTCGGCGACGATGTGCTCCTGAAGATCGCCCAACTCTGCATCGACCTGGAGATCGACGGCCACCGCGGTGAACTGGTTCTCGCTCGGACAGCCAAAGCCCTCGCCGCTTTTGAAGGCCGGACCGAGGTCTGTGACGACGATGTGGCCCGCATCGCCGTCCTCGGCCTGCGCCATCGCCTGCGCAAGGATCCGCTGGCGACGATGGACAACGGCCGCCGCGTTCAAGAAAAGGTAGCTCAGATTTTTGGAGTTGAGAAGGCGGGAGCATGA
- the bchN gene encoding ferredoxin:protochlorophyllide reductase (ATP-dependent) subunit N translates to MEGIERENGCFHTFCPIASVAWLHRKIKDSFFLIVGTHTCAHFIQTALDVMVYAHSRFGFAVLEESDLVAASPTEELAKVVEDVKAEWQPKVIFLLSTCSCDILKLDLENSSKDLSSRFGFPVVPVHTSGLDRTFTQGEDAVLHALLPFVPREAPKAPKAEVVEEKKRSWFSFGKDEGSKASAPASPQRNLVLVGAVTDSTTQQLQWELKQLGLDKVDVFPSGDIKNMPVINENTVIAPLQPYLSDTLATLRRERGAKVLTTLLPIGPDGTARFLEAICAEFGLDASRVAEREAQTWSGLESQLALLRGKRIMFLGDNLLEIPLARFLAACGAEVVEAGTPYVHAKDLSEEIARLREKAVPVIESPNFAAQVERIDRLRPDLIVAGLGICNPLEAAGYTTAWSIEFTFAQIHGFVNAIDLIKLFIKPLLKRQALLDQGWAEAGWIS, encoded by the coding sequence GTGGAAGGGATCGAACGGGAAAACGGCTGCTTCCACACCTTCTGTCCGATAGCCAGTGTCGCCTGGTTGCACCGCAAGATCAAGGACTCCTTTTTTCTGATCGTGGGGACTCACACCTGCGCCCACTTCATCCAGACGGCTCTCGACGTCATGGTCTACGCCCATTCCCGCTTCGGCTTCGCCGTCCTGGAGGAGTCAGACCTTGTGGCGGCCTCGCCGACAGAAGAACTGGCGAAAGTAGTCGAAGACGTCAAGGCGGAATGGCAACCGAAAGTGATCTTTCTGCTAAGCACCTGCAGTTGCGATATCCTCAAGCTCGACCTGGAGAACTCCAGCAAAGACCTGAGCAGCCGATTCGGCTTCCCTGTCGTGCCCGTGCACACCTCGGGCCTGGACCGGACATTCACCCAAGGGGAAGACGCCGTGCTGCATGCGTTGCTTCCCTTTGTTCCCCGGGAGGCGCCAAAGGCGCCAAAGGCGGAAGTCGTGGAAGAGAAGAAGCGCAGTTGGTTTTCCTTCGGCAAGGATGAGGGGAGCAAGGCGAGCGCTCCGGCGTCTCCGCAACGCAATCTGGTCCTTGTCGGCGCGGTCACCGATTCGACGACCCAGCAGTTGCAGTGGGAGTTGAAACAACTCGGCCTGGACAAGGTTGATGTTTTCCCGAGCGGAGACATCAAGAACATGCCGGTGATCAATGAAAACACCGTCATCGCCCCATTGCAACCCTACCTGAGCGACACCTTGGCCACTTTGCGCCGTGAACGGGGCGCTAAGGTGCTGACGACACTCCTGCCCATCGGGCCCGACGGTACGGCGCGCTTTCTGGAGGCCATCTGCGCCGAATTCGGCCTGGACGCCTCCCGGGTTGCGGAAAGGGAGGCCCAGACCTGGAGTGGGTTGGAGAGCCAACTGGCCCTCCTGCGCGGCAAGCGGATCATGTTCCTCGGCGATAACCTGCTGGAGATCCCTTTGGCCCGCTTCCTCGCCGCCTGCGGCGCCGAAGTGGTTGAAGCCGGCACCCCCTATGTCCACGCCAAGGACTTATCAGAGGAGATTGCCAGACTCCGAGAAAAAGCGGTGCCCGTCATCGAAAGTCCCAACTTCGCCGCCCAGGTGGAGCGCATCGACCGTCTCCGGCCTGACCTGATTGTGGCCGGCCTCGGCATCTGCAACCCCCTCGAAGCGGCCGGCTACACGACGGCCTGGTCGATTGAATTCACCTTTGCCCAGATCCACGGCTTCGTCAATGCCATCGATCTGATCAAACTCTTCATCAAGCCGCTCTTGAAGCGGCAGGCTCTGCTCGATCAGGGCTGGGCGGAAGCGGGGTGGATCTCGTGA
- a CDS encoding ferredoxin:protochlorophyllide reductase (ATP-dependent) subunit B, giving the protein MDLVKLAYWMYEGTALSGIARVAGSMPKVHTVIHGPQGDGYINVMFSMLERFDKLPPFTLSPIGRREMAQGSRARLVDTVRRVEALHRPDVIVITPTCSSTLLQEDLLAVARSLGRQTKAKLIVPRVNAFRDLEHFAMDDFLAQLVAEFAVEQPKTERFSVNLIGPSYLGFHQIHDLNEIRTMLEEIGIGVNAVIPYGATVETLRSLTGAHLNICLYREYGREACEYLRKRFGIDYITVTPMGIRQTGRFLRALGEQAGIDVTPYIRRHLAPSGALARFTKSVDALSSLFGKRAVVFGDFSHAVGATHLLREIGVQVVWAGTYMTAWKDEFTEAVAGLTDEAFVCDDFQAVSRKIRDTQPDIVFGTQMERHSAARYELPCIVISSPAHILNFPLFPAPVLGYRGMTRLLDTINQTIKLGLEEHLVNMFGEDTASDSQMEAAAVAEGSAGATATTPGRVPATVTATAGSAAPSGATGAVANGDELHWDAEALKALKQVPFFVRGKVQRNTENYARERGYSEVTLEVIYAAKAYFESKGNQGNR; this is encoded by the coding sequence GTGGATCTCGTGAAACTCGCCTACTGGATGTATGAAGGAACCGCCCTCTCCGGGATCGCTCGGGTCGCCGGCAGCATGCCCAAGGTACATACAGTGATACACGGACCCCAGGGCGACGGCTATATCAACGTCATGTTCTCCATGCTGGAGCGCTTCGACAAGCTCCCGCCCTTTACGCTTTCGCCCATCGGACGGCGGGAGATGGCCCAGGGTTCGAGAGCGCGCCTTGTCGATACGGTGCGGCGCGTCGAAGCGTTACACCGGCCCGATGTGATCGTCATCACCCCGACCTGCTCGTCGACGCTGCTGCAGGAAGACCTGCTGGCCGTCGCGCGCAGCCTTGGCCGCCAGACGAAGGCAAAGTTGATCGTGCCCCGGGTGAACGCCTTCCGCGACCTGGAGCACTTTGCCATGGATGATTTCCTGGCCCAGTTGGTCGCTGAGTTCGCCGTCGAACAGCCGAAGACAGAGCGGTTCAGCGTCAACCTGATTGGTCCCTCTTATCTTGGCTTTCACCAGATCCACGACCTGAACGAGATCCGGACCATGCTGGAGGAAATCGGCATCGGCGTCAACGCCGTCATCCCCTACGGGGCGACAGTGGAGACGTTGCGCAGCCTGACCGGCGCCCACCTGAACATCTGCCTCTACCGCGAATACGGCCGTGAGGCCTGTGAATACCTGCGCAAGCGCTTCGGCATTGATTACATAACCGTCACCCCCATGGGGATCCGCCAGACAGGCCGATTCCTGCGCGCCCTCGGAGAACAGGCTGGCATCGATGTGACGCCCTACATCCGCCGCCATCTGGCGCCTTCCGGCGCCTTGGCCCGCTTCACCAAGTCGGTCGACGCCCTGTCATCCCTCTTTGGCAAAAGGGCCGTTGTCTTTGGCGATTTCAGCCATGCTGTCGGGGCAACCCACCTGTTGCGTGAGATCGGCGTGCAAGTGGTCTGGGCCGGCACCTACATGACCGCATGGAAAGACGAATTCACCGAGGCTGTCGCTGGTTTGACTGATGAAGCCTTTGTCTGCGACGACTTCCAGGCCGTGAGCCGGAAGATCCGCGACACCCAGCCGGACATCGTCTTCGGCACCCAGATGGAACGGCACAGCGCCGCCCGCTATGAACTGCCCTGCATCGTCATCAGCAGTCCTGCCCATATCCTCAACTTCCCCCTCTTCCCGGCGCCGGTCCTCGGCTACCGGGGGATGACCCGCCTGCTCGACACGATCAACCAGACGATCAAACTCGGTCTGGAAGAACACCTGGTCAACATGTTCGGAGAAGACACCGCTTCAGATAGCCAGATGGAAGCGGCGGCCGTCGCTGAGGGATCCGCCGGCGCCACGGCGACGACGCCCGGACGTGTTCCGGCGACCGTCACGGCAACGGCGGGTTCGGCAGCCCCGTCCGGCGCGACAGGAGCTGTCGCAAACGGCGATGAATTGCATTGGGACGCCGAGGCCTTGAAGGCCTTGAAGCAGGTTCCCTTTTTTGTACGAGGAAAAGTGCAGCGCAATACCGAGAACTATGCCCGCGAACGCGGTTACAGCGAGGTCACCCTGGAAGTGATCTACGCCGCCAAGGCCTATTTCGAGAGCAAGGGAAATCAGGGCAACCGGTAA